The Actinomadura graeca nucleotide sequence AGCAAGGTGACCTGACGGTCCTGCCGCCAGCAGGTGACCGGGTCGATGGGAGTACGGGCATCCGCATCCTGATTGGCCATCCCACCGATGAGCGAGCCGACGATTCCTGCCGCAGTACCCGCCAGAGAACCCGCGAGGAGCCAGAACGGATCTCCGGACAACAGCAAGAAGCCAGCCCCTGCCAGCAGTCCCACCGACAGCCCACCGGTCATCCCGAGCTTGAGATTCTCGCGGACGACGGCATAACGCCATTGGATGCGGCCCATTAGCTGGGGTGTGTCTGCCACGTGCACCTGCAGCAACGACAGGAGTGTCGTCGTGCCGACCATCCCGGCAGCGGTCACGCCCACGATGAGCCCGAACAGCAAAGTGTAGAAGAGCCCCACAGGGAGACTGAACACGACAACGCTGAAGACGACCCTGGGCCAACTCGGGACCCAGCGCGGCAGGTGCCACCAGACGAGGTCACGGCTGACCTCGCTGTTCATCCGGTCGGCAATACTGCTCAGCCAGCATTCAGCCTGTTCCAAGGGAAAGCGCGGTTCTGGCTGGCCTGGCCGGGACGCGTACGCGGTGGGCAGGACACGGCCGAGCAGATGGTCCTCAACTGCCTCACGATCGGTGAAACGGCCCGAGTCCATGAGCTCATCGGCCCGGCCACCAAGCTGATAGGTATCACGCAACAGCGTGAGCATAAGCGGTGTGTCCAGGGCTTGAGCGACCGGGCTGCCTGGATCGGCGCTGATGTGGTCGACCAAGCGCTGCCATTGTTCGGGTAGCGGATGGACCTGGCACCGACGCAGGTAATCAGCAGCGTCCTGTGCGCTGACGGCCAGTAGTTCCAGTGCGGCCGCTCCGATGAGGTGGCCGCCGGGTATGGCGGCAAGGATCTCGCTGCTCCGGGTCAAGAGGACCAGCCGGAACACCGCCTGTTCATCCAGGGCCTGGAGCGCCTCGGACCGCAACGTTTCCGGCATCTCGTCCAAGCCATCAAGCACGATGGACACATGCCCACCGGTGAGCAATTGCACTGCAGCGTCGAAACCATAATCCCGGGACTTCAGGAACGTGTGATCATTTGCAAGCCGGGCCGCGAGCCAGTCCAGAAGCGCCTGTTTACTCGGATTCCAGCCATGCATGGTGAACAACACCACCACCGGGACTCTCGACCGTAATTCGTCCGGGAGTGCCCGACGATGAGCCAACGCGTCGAGCAGCAGTCGGATCGCCGCCGCGCTCTTACCCGCCCCAGCCGCTCCCAGGAGGATCATCCGCCCCGATTCCAGACCGCCGTATACGCCCAGCAGGTCGGCAATTCCTCCACTCCTCAACTGCTCTCTCGTGACTATGTCCATCCCCGGCAGCGAGCCAAACCTCGGCCAATCGGTCGTTCCACCCACAGCCTCGGCGACCGGGCTCGCCACCGGCAGCTCCGACTGTCTCCATCTCACCGGCACCGGCGCCGGATACATCAATCGGCGTTCCCTCGCCGCCTCGGTCCATTGCATCAGCACCTGCTCAGCCAAATCGTCCGCTGCCTGCCCCAAAGACAGATCTGGTGCCCCGGGGCGCGGTCTACGCGCCAGCAACCACACCACCGCGCTGAACATCGGAACCAATACGGCCGTCACTGTCTGCACCAGCCCCCCGACAGCGTCCTGATCGGGTGCCAGCAGCACAAGTATCACGATTCCAGCCGCCGAACCGACAAGCAGCACCAATCCGACCAAGGGCCAGATCATCGGCCACCTCCTGACTCGGGATCAATGGACAGGTCGCCCGTCGCGCCGGCGACGACAGCGCCCGGCCGCCGCGTCGCGCCCATCTCCGAACCACTTGCGCAAAAGTGGTGAACAGGCTGGATCGAGGCCACCTGATTCATCCGGCAACACCGGAGGTCGTGGCGTCATGTGATCCCCGTATGCCCGGAGGTCCGCTAAGGCCGACCATGAACGAACCGGCGGATAATGCAACCTTGCCGTCGGCCAGGCGCCGGCGCATCCGAATACGCCTTGTCATACATCCATCATCGATGGTGATCACGCCATGCCGCTACCAGTTGCCACAGACCGGTCACCGCCGCGATCCGCACCAGGCGGCGGAACTGCCGCGCCGACGGGCCGGTGAACATCGGCACCCACTCGTCCCGATCGTTCCTGATCACCCGGTCCACACCAAGATCAACCATCTTGATCTCCTAGCGTTACGGGACACTCCTTGGGTCAAGCCACTCCAAGCTCCATGCTCCACCAGGGCGTTCCTTGATCAACACAGATCGACGGGATACTTTTCCTTGGTTGTGGTCCAACATGCCGGGGGTTCAATCCTTCATTTGCCCCAAGGCCAAACCCGTTTTTGGGCTTCGAGCGGAGAGCAGAGACGTTCTCCTGTGGGAATCTGTGGGACGGTCTTCGGATCGTTCCATTTCCTTTGCTCGCCGACGAGGCCGCGATACCACCCGACGCGGCCGACCAGAGACCACGTGGCGAAGCCCGGCCGTCGCCGGTGTGCCGTGCCAGGGCTCGTACAAACCTTGCGCGGCGGTGGCCGAGCGGTGGCGGTGAAGTCATGAGCCGACTCCGCCTGACCCGCTCGACGGACCCTCAGCAGCGGTGTCGACTTCGACGCCGACGGCTTCACGAGGTCGGCGGTGCGTCCGCCTGGCCGAAGTCGTCCTCACTCATCACCAAGTACACACCCGGTGCGCCCGGCTCCGACCGCCGCAGCAACCTGGTCTCCCAGCCCGCTGGCCACACCGTCGGGTATCGCGCCAGGTCACTGTGGTCGTCCTCGCCGGGTCCGCTGTCGGCCGCTTCTTTCCGCGCCCAGATCACACCCAGGAGCCTGGCGTCACGCAGGATCGCGCCGGTCAGGTCCGCGCCCCCCAGTGCCACCTGATGCAGTTCCGCACCGGTCAGGTCCGCATCGCGCAAGGTCGCGCGCAGCAGGAACGTGCCGGTCAGCCTCGCGCAGATCAGCCTAGCGCCGGTCAGGTCGGCGAAGTCCAGCTTCGCGTAGGTCAGGTCCGCATGGGACAGGCTTGCCTCGATCAGTTCGGCCTGGCGGAGGTCGGCGTTGCGCAGGGTCGCGCCGTTGAGTCCGGCGGCGGTCAGGTTCGCGCCCGACAGCCCGGCGTCGGTCAGGTCCGCGCCGGTCAAATCAGCATTGGCCAGATTCGCGCCGGTCAACTCAGCCCCGGTGAGAGTGGCGCTCACCAATGTCGCGCCGGTCATGATGGTGTCGCGCAGATCCGCGTAAGACAGGTTCGCGCGGCTCAGGTTCGCACCCGACAGATTCGCCGCGGCCAGATTCGCACCGCTCAGATCCGCACCGGTCAAAGACACTTCGTTCAGGTGCGCGTCGGCCAAGTCCACGCCGGCCAGATCCGCGAAGGGGTGGAGGTCATCCTGGGTGATGCCGGGAGCGATCCATCCGTCGTCCTCCTCCGGTGGCCGTATCCACTCCTGCATACACCGACAGTAGATGCAACCCGTCACCCTCGCATGCTGCCTGGTGATCTGCCCGCAGAGCGACGGCCCGCGCCGCCAAGCGCGACTCGAACCAACACGACGACGGCGCCAAAGCAGCCGAACATCAGTGCCGTCTCCGAGTGCTTCCTGACGGAGCGTGAGCGGATGTTGATCGCCGAGATGCCGCGAAGTGCGCCGTGATCGGCGGCTTACGCACCGGCAGTGCCAGCCCTCTCACGCTCAGGGCGCGAGTAATGTGCGCGAGACCATCGCACACGTTCAGGGGACGGATGGGGGTGCGGTGGCCTGTCGGTAGCGTGCGGCGAAAGCCGCGTGTGTGGGGCTGAGTCCCTCGGGGTCATCCAGGGCTTGCCGGGGATTCCAGCTCTCGGGTTTGACGAGTTTCCCCTGGCGGATATGGACCTCGCCGTTGGTGAGCAGATAGTTCGTCGTCAGCAGGTGGGTGTCGTGGGCAAGGAAGAACTCCAGCGTGCGGAGCATGGTGGGTGTTGAGCGGGAAAGGCGGCTGAGCGCGGAGAAGTGTTCGAGGCTGGACTGATGGGCCGCCGCATGACGCATGAGGTTGATCATGTTCTGGTGGTATCGCGGGTCCATGCCGTTGCGGACGACGCCGGAGCGGTTGACGTCCTCGGGTGCTTCGTACCGTTCGCGTGGGCCGGGCAAGGCCGGGCGGTGGGCACGTCGTGGTGGCCGGTAGCGCCAGCCGCCGCCGGAGTCCAGGTGGTCGGCCAGGCAGGACAGGCACGCCCAGGCCCGCGGATAGCGCGCGGCCAGCAGGCGCCATCGGAGCCGGGCGAGGGGGCGCCACGGTTGGGGAGTACCCAGGAGATCGGTGACGGCTGCGGCGGCCAGGGTCGTGATGTGTTGGATCGCCTCGGTGGACAGCTGGCCTTGGTAATGCAGGTCCTCCAGCGGGCTGTTCCGGACTATCACAGTGACGGCGGCCTTTTCCCATCGGGAGAGCTCCGCCGGGGTGTGGTCGAAGACCTCTTCGACGAATGGGGCGCACAGGGTCCGGCGCGTCCGCCCGTCGGCGGCAGCGAAGGCGTCGGCCTGGGCCCAGATCGCGGCTCCGGCCTGGTGGGCGGTGGTGTCGGGGACACCGTATTCGGTGTTCAGCAGCGTCGGCAGCGTGGTCGTGCACCATTGCCGCATCGAATCCGGGGCGGTGGCCTGGGTTTGGTCGACGGCGGATTCGTCCGACGTCACGGATTCCCGTTCGGCCACGGCCGTCTCCCCTCGTCGAGCGGGACCGTGCCCGCCAGTGATCTCCGCTTTACTCGGCAGAGGCCGGTTCCCATGGAGTGGGAACCGGCCGATCAGGGTCTGCCCGCGTCGACGAACTCGTTCGACAAAGGGCGACCGGCCGTCAGTGACCGGCGACCTGCTTCGTTACCGGGAGTCGGCAGTGCCACTTATGGTGCTGGTAGCACCCTGTACGGTGGTGTGCTCGGCGCTGATGCTGGTGCCAGTGGAGTCGACTGAAACGGCGTGGGCGGCACCGCCGGTGAAGGCGGCCACTCCCACCGCGGCGGGGACGGTCAGCGCGGCCCTCACAACGTAGCGGGCCAGACGGGATGAGACGGTCATAGGAGCCTCCTGCAGCCAAAGGTCGGACAGCGGATAACGGTCCCGGACGACTGAGTGGTGGCATGCCGAGGACGAGCGACCCCGGCGTCCTGCTGCCCCCTTCCCGCCGTTCGGGCCCGAAGTCGTCACGATAACGGACGCCCTCAAATAGCGCTTCTCATTTAATTGCGGCTTCAACAGGACGGCCGGTGACGGGTCGGAATCCACCGATGGCGGAATGCGACCGGAACCCCTGTTCTTCCTCGTCACAGGGCATCTCCAGAAAAGGGCGAGTGCAGTGAAGGGATGGCGCGCGGACGTCGTCCAGTCGAGGCCGGGGTGAGAGGGCGAGTCGGCTGGCGGACGCTGCGAGCAGGGCGTTCGGACCCGTTTTCGGCTGCGCCGGTCGCTCAGGTCTGCGGGCTCAGGCCCGCCATGGCCAGCCGGAACAGCCGGTCCGCCCGGGCGGCCGGGTCGGGGTGGTGCTCGGTGGCCAGGACGATGCCGACGATCAGCGTGATCAGGTCGGCGACGGTGACGCCTGTTGTCACCGCGCCGTCCTGCACGGCGCGGCGCAGCAGAGGGTCTCCCGCTTCCTGCATTGCCGCCGAGCAGCTGTTCTCGTGCACCGGGTCGGCGACGTCGTCGTAGGCCAGCGCGGCCGCCAGCCCCCGGACCGAGACGCCGTAGGCGACCACGTCGCCCAGCCATTCCAGCAACGCCTCCCGGCTGTCGGACCTGCCCGTCAGTTCCTGGGCGCGGACGCACAGGGCCTCGATCCATTTCCGGGAGACCGCCTCCAGCAGTGCGCGGCGGCTGGGGAAGTGCCGGCGCACGGTCGCCGAGCCGACCCCCGCGGTGCGGGCGATCTGTTCCAGAGAGGCGTCGGCGCCCTTGGCGGCGACCTCTTCCTCGGCCACGGCCAGGATGCGCGCGTAGTTGCGCCGGGCGTCGGCGCGCCGGCGGTCGGGCATGAGCGTCACCTCCTTGCTAAGTGGCGGGGCCCGCCATATTGTAGCGGAGACGAAACGGCGGGCCCCGCCGTTTAGTGGACGAGGACCTGAGGAGCGTCATGTCCGAAGATTCCATGCCTGTCCTGGTCACCGGCGCCACCGGCAGGCAGGGCGGGGCCACCGCCCGCGCCCTGCGCGCGGCGGGCGTTCCCGTCCGTGCGCTGGTGCGCGACCCGGCCACCGGCCTCGCCAAGGCGGTCGAGGCACTCGGCGCCGAACTGGTCACCGGCGACCTGCACGACCTCGGCTCGGTGATCCGGGCCGCCGAAGGCGCTCGCGCCGTCTTCTCCGTGCAGATGCCCGCGATGACCGCGGACGGCTTCGACTTCGAAGGTGAGGTGGCACAGGGTGTCAACCTCATCGAGGGCGCCAAGGCCGCCGGGGTGCCGCAGTTCGTCCACACCTCCGTCAGCGGCGCCGGCCAGCACACCCGGGCTCCCGGCTGGGCAGAAGGCCGCTGGGCGACGATGGAGCCCACCTTGGGCGCCAAAAGCGCGGTCCAAGACCGGCTCCGCGCCGCCGATTTCCCCCATTGGACGCTCCTCAAGCCGGGCTTCTTCATGGAGAACTTCCTGCCGTCCATGGCGTTCCTTTTCCCACGCGGCATCGAAGGCGGCCTGGTGAGCGTCCTGAACCCCGAAACCCGGCTGTCCTTGGCCGCGGTGGACGACATAGGCAGGGCGGCCGCTGCGGCCATCGCCGCGCCGGAAAGATTCGACGGAATCGAACTGGAACTGGCGGGTGACTACCTGTCGATGACCGAGATCGCCGATATTCTCTCCCGGACGCTGGGCACGCACCTGGCCGCACCCGACATGACCGAACAGCAGGCCCTCGCCGCCGGAATGCCACCGATGGGCGCCTCGCACGAATGGCTGAACGTGGTCGGCCAGCCGGGTCGGCCCCACTACGCCAGAGACCTCGGCATTCCGCTCACCGGCTTCGAAGAATGGGCTCAGCAGCACATGCGAGCGAAGCCCTGACACGGCTCCAGGCCCGTCCGATGCACGTCCGGCGCACGTCTGGGCCGGACGAGCCTGGCGGCGAGCACCTGTGCGCCGTCGACGGTCATTCCCTCCCTGCCAGCCGAGATCATGACCCGGCAGGGAGGCTCACCGAACGCGGTGCCGCTCACTGGGGTAGGTCTCTGCCATCCGGCTATAGCGGGTGGCTAGGGCGGTGGCCCGGGTGGTGTTCACGAAAGGCAGGTCTGAGCCGAAAAGGATCCGGTCTCGGCCCGCGAATGTGGTGAGCGCGGCCAGCGCGGGGTCGCCCAGCAAGGCGGTATCGAAGCAGCTGACCGTCATCGCCTGCCGCATGGTGTCACCGCCGCCAAGGGGGCTTCCGTCGATACCGGCGGTGAGCCTGTCTTCCAGGAAGGGAACGGTTCCGCCGCCGTGCGAGAAGATCCAGCGGATGCGGGGGTAGCGGCTGAAGGCACGGTGAGAGGCCAGGGTGAGGAATGTGCGGGTGGTCTCGAACGGGTAATCCAGGAGGGACGGCCGCAACGGAGCGTCCGCCGGCCATTCATGCGGCACAGTGGGATGGACGTGGACGAGGGCGCCGTGGTCGTCGAGCAGGCTCAGCAGCTCCGACCACCGCGGCTCGCCGAGCCGGCCGCCGCCGTAGTGGGTCAG carries:
- a CDS encoding pentapeptide repeat-containing protein — encoded protein: MQEWIRPPEEDDGWIAPGITQDDLHPFADLAGVDLADAHLNEVSLTGADLSGANLAAANLSGANLSRANLSYADLRDTIMTGATLVSATLTGAELTGANLANADLTGADLTDAGLSGANLTAAGLNGATLRNADLRQAELIEASLSHADLTYAKLDFADLTGARLICARLTGTFLLRATLRDADLTGAELHQVALGGADLTGAILRDARLLGVIWARKEAADSGPGEDDHSDLARYPTVWPAGWETRLLRRSEPGAPGVYLVMSEDDFGQADAPPTS
- a CDS encoding TetR/AcrR family transcriptional regulator; this translates as MPDRRRADARRNYARILAVAEEEVAAKGADASLEQIARTAGVGSATVRRHFPSRRALLEAVSRKWIEALCVRAQELTGRSDSREALLEWLGDVVAYGVSVRGLAAALAYDDVADPVHENSCSAAMQEAGDPLLRRAVQDGAVTTGVTVADLITLIVGIVLATEHHPDPAARADRLFRLAMAGLSPQT
- a CDS encoding NmrA family NAD(P)-binding protein; translated protein: MDEDLRSVMSEDSMPVLVTGATGRQGGATARALRAAGVPVRALVRDPATGLAKAVEALGAELVTGDLHDLGSVIRAAEGARAVFSVQMPAMTADGFDFEGEVAQGVNLIEGAKAAGVPQFVHTSVSGAGQHTRAPGWAEGRWATMEPTLGAKSAVQDRLRAADFPHWTLLKPGFFMENFLPSMAFLFPRGIEGGLVSVLNPETRLSLAAVDDIGRAAAAAIAAPERFDGIELELAGDYLSMTEIADILSRTLGTHLAAPDMTEQQALAAGMPPMGASHEWLNVVGQPGRPHYARDLGIPLTGFEEWAQQHMRAKP
- a CDS encoding amidohydrolase family protein; translation: MAAPPTTPPPVDVHHHAILPRYRAELESLGIGAQPGVGFPPWTPEASLDWLDSAGIGKALLSVASPGFFFGDHAQTVRLTAMCNEDLMRLRDRHSGRFGVFATVPLPCLAESLDEVERALGRRAFDGVALLTHYGGGRLGEPRWSELLSLLDDHGALVHVHPTVPHEWPADAPLRPSLLDYPFETTRTFLTLASHRAFSRYPRIRWIFSHGGGTVPFLEDRLTAGIDGSPLGGGDTMRQAMTVSCFDTALLGDPALAALTTFAGRDRILFGSDLPFVNTTRATALATRYSRMAETYPSERHRVR